A genomic region of Oryza glaberrima chromosome 1, OglaRS2, whole genome shotgun sequence contains the following coding sequences:
- the LOC127774518 gene encoding acyl transferase 7-like translates to MAAAKSVERLGQRRVVPAEPTPVGPLRLSWLDRYPTQMALIESLHVFKPALDRAIGGDDVAVGPARTIERALARALVHYYPLAGRLAFSDSGEVCVDCGDAGVWFTEAEASCSLEDVDYLEYPMMVPKDELLPPTPAGEEERELVLLVQVTAFACGGFVVGFRFSHAVADGPGAAQFMAAVGELARGAGGVSVEPVWGRDAIPDPAAAVIGSLPDPAGAKRLEYLAVDISADYINHFKNQYNTEAHAAAAGVAGVARCSAFEVLIAKAWRSRTRAAGFEPDTTVNLCFAMNARPLLHASLPRGGAGFYGNCYYIMRVSAPAGKVAGSSVTEVVKIIKDGKRRMPSEFSRWAAGDMAGGDPYQITSDYRTLLVSDWTRLGFAEVDYGWGPPAHVVPLTNLDYIATCILVRPWAHKPGARLITQCVTPDRVAAFHEGLLDLN, encoded by the coding sequence ATGGCGGCCGCCAAGTCCGTCGAGCGGCTCGGGCAGCGGCGGGTGGTGCCGGCCGAGCCGACGCCGGTCGGTCCCCTCCGTCTGTCGTGGCTCGACCGGTACCCTACCCAGATGGCGCTGATCGAGTCGCTCCACGTGTTCAAGCCGGCTCTCGATAGGGCGATTGGCGGCGATGACGTGGCGGTTGGGCCGGCCCGCACGATCGAGCGGGCCTTGGCGAGGGCCTTGGTGCATTACTACCCCCTCGCGGGCCGGCTCGCCTTCTCCGACTCCGGCGAGGTGTGCGTGGActgcggcgacgccggcgtgtGGTtcacggaggcggaggcgagctgCAGCCTCGAGGACGTGGACTACCTCGAGTACCCGATGATGGTGCCCAAGGACGAGCTgctcccgccgacgccggcgggggaggaggagcgcgagctCGTGCTGCTCGTCCAGGTCACCGCGTTCGCGTGCGGCGGCTTCGTCGTCGGGTTCCGGTTCAGCCACGCGGTGGCGGACGGCCCCGGCGCAGCGCAGTTcatggccgccgtcggcgagctcgcccgcggcgcgggcggcgtgtCCGTCGAGCCCGTGTGGGGCCGCGACGCGATCCcggaccccgccgccgccgtcatcggcaGCCTCCCCGACCCCGCCGGCGCCAAGCGCCTCGAGTACCTCGCCGTCGACATCTCCGCCGACTACATCAACCACTTCAAGAACCAGTACAACACGgaggcgcacgccgccgccgcgggcgtcgccggcgtcgccagGTGCTCGGCGTTCGAGGTGCTGATCGCCAAGGCGTGGCGGAGCCGGACGCGCGCGGCAGGGTTCGAGCCCGACACCACCGTCAACCTCTGCTTCGCCATGAACGCGCGCCCCCTCCTCCACGCCTCCctcccgcgcggcggcgccgggttcTACGGCAACTGCTACTACATCATGCGCGTCTCCGCCCCCGCCGGGAAGGTGGCGGGCTCGTCGGTGACGGAGGTGGTGAAGATCATCAAGGACGGGAAGCGGCGGATGCCGTCGGAGTTCTCCCGGTGGGCCGCCGGcgacatggccggcggcgacccaTACCAGATCACCTCCGACTACCGGACGCTGCTGGTGTCGGACTGGACCCGGCTGGGCTTCGCCGAGGTGGActacgggtggggcccaccggccCACGTCGTGCCACTGACGAACCTGGACTACATCGCCACGTGCATCCTCGTCAGGCCCTGGGCCCACAAGCCCGGGGCCCGGCTCATCACCCAGTGCGTCACCCCCGaccgcgtcgccgccttccaCGAGGGCCTCCTCGACCTGAactga
- the LOC127774540 gene encoding syntaxin-32, with amino-acid sequence MNPGRPAPASFRDRTNEFRAAVESAARYASSSAAAAPSSSSGGGVGGPLDVSRGAASAHSEFNRRASKIGLGIHQTSQKLARLAKLAKRTSVFDDPTVEIQELTAVIKKDITALNSAVVDLQVLCNSQNESGNLSKDTTNHSTTVVDNLKNRLMSATKEFKEVLTMRTENLKVHENRRQMFSSSAANNASNPFVRQRPLVTRDGPESSVPPAPWASDSATTPLFQRKKTNGDHGASSSSSQPFMQQQLVQQDSYMQSRAEALQNVESTIHELSNIFTQLATMVSQQGELAIRIDENMDDTLANVEGAQGQLLKYLNSISSNRWLMMKIFFVLMVFLMIFIFFVA; translated from the exons ATGAACCCGGGGcgcccggcgccggcgtcgttcCGCGACCGCACCAACGAGTTCCGCGCTGCCGTCGAGAGCGCCGCGCgctacgcctcctcctccgcggcggcggcgcccagcagcagcagcggcggcggcgttggcggcccGCTCGACGTGTCGCGGGGGGCGGCCTCGGCGCACTCGGAGTTCAACCGCCGCGCCTCCAAGATCGGGCTCGGGATCCACCAGACCTCGCAGAAGCTCGCCCGCCTCGCCAAAC TGGCAAAGAGGACATCTGTTTTTGATGACCCTACGGTAGAGATACAAGAGCTGACTGCAGTTATCAAGAAAGATATCACTGCTTTGAATTCTGCCGTTGTAGACCTACAGGTTCTCTGCAATTCACAAAACGAGAGCGGCAACCTTTCCAAGGATACAACAAATCATTCCACTACAGTTGTGGACAATCTAAAAAATCGCCTGATGAGCGCAACAAAAGAATTTAAGGAAGTTCTTACCATGCGGACAGAG AACTTGAAAGTTCATGAGAATAGAAGGCAAATGTTCTCATCATCAGCTGCGAACAATGCATCAAATCCATTTGTTCGTCAACGTCCCCTTGTTACCAGGGATGGTCCTGAATCCTCTGTACCCCCGGCACCATGGGCCAGTGATTCTGCCACTACTCCATTGTTTCAGAG GAAGAAGACTAATGGAGATCATggagcatcatcatcatcttctcaGCCATTCATGCAGCAGCAGTTAGTACAGCAGGACAGTTACATGCAGAGTAGAGCGGAGGCTCTCCAAAATGTTGAATCAACCATCCATGAGCTAAGCAACATTTTTACACAACTGGCAACTATGGTTTCTCAGCAGGGAGAGCTAGCAATCAG AATTGATGAGAACATGGATGACACACTAGCCAATGTTGAGGGAGCTCAGGGCCAGCTACTGAAGTATCTCAACAGCATTTCATCGAACCGGTGGCTGATGATGAAGATATTCTTTGTGCTGATGGTTTTCCTCATGATCTTTATATTCTTCGTTGCATGA